CGTGCGTTATTTACGATAATGTAACTATCAAGGTGCCTTGCGTGACCTCAGCTTACCTCCTAGTTAGCGGTTATAACACTACTGGAAGTAGGAATGCATATGACACTGAGTTCGTGTTTGGTGGCGAAAAGTGTGGTGAGGTAACTTCATTCAACTCGCTCAACGCAATAATCTACATGTTTTACGTTAATGGTAAAGACGTATTTACTCCCAAAACCTTATTCCCCTTTGGCATAGACACTGCCGAAGCCTCTAACAACTTGTTCACAGTCCCCTACAATGGGGCTTACAAAGTAGAGGTGGGCAAATGCAATGAGGTCGTTTTGACTAATTCCTGCTCCCCCATAGTTGTAAAAGTTAACGGGTCTAGGGCTAGGGCAAACTGCTAGGGTAGAACTAGACATCAGCGGGGGTACACCACCTTACTTTGTAGAGATAGGGAACTAGACATACCTAGACCTTTTCTTGGGGAAGACGTATTACTGCGTAAAACCCAACATAACCGGTGAAATAACTTATCCAATCAAAGTAGAGGACGTATGTGGCAAGGTCATTGACTTAGTATATTCACTAAAGGTCAACCCAGACCCAGTAGTTATCATAACCCCCTCTATGAACGTTACTGACGTGGGGATTCCAATATCCTTTAACGCAACAGTAATTGGAGGTACAAAACCTTATATTAAAGTCTGGTACGTCAACGGTACCCCTGTTTCTAATGAGGATGTGTTATACTACAACTTCACCTCGCCCGGAGTCTACAACGTAACCTTAAAGGTCGTTGACTCGGTAAACTTCACTGCAGTAAATTCAGTGACAATCAAGGTAAATAATTACCCAACACTAAATGTGAGCTATAACTTATGCTACGACTTTTTAGTATACGCCTCATCTGTAAACTTATCTA
This DNA window, taken from Acidianus infernus, encodes the following:
- a CDS encoding PKD domain-containing protein, which produces MGKTYYCVKPNITGEITYPIKVEDVCGKVIDLVYSLKVNPDPVVIITPSMNVTDVGIPISFNATVIGGTKPYIKVWYVNGTPVSNEDVLYYNFTSPGVYNVTLKVVDSVNFTAVNSVTIKVNNYPTLNVSYNLCYDFLVYASSVNLSSKVFGGTPPYTYTVYVNGREYYVGNNLSINVPIDAGKNNITVVVKDSLGLTKAETILVYGGFNWFRILVIITLIVVITIILMKRRR